From Mycolicibacterium cosmeticum, a single genomic window includes:
- the mbtM gene encoding long-chain-fatty acid--ACP ligase MbtM produces the protein MADALRRSMTTSTNDLHVFDTDTGAWTRHPWAEVHARAENVAARICADGAPAVGLVGEPNVEFIAAITGAFLAGAAVSILPGPVRGADPKRWAQSTLARFDGIGVRTVFSHGGHLRELGAAESALTVHDVTTVAHPRRSVTHDGTVGNTVAVLQGTAGSTGTPRTAQLSPEAVLANLQALVARVEVDAGETGHSWLPLYHDMGLAFLLTMTLGGANLWQAPTSAFSAQPFGWLKWLTDSRATVTAAPNMAYNIVGKYARLVSDVDFSHLRFALNGGEPVDCDGSARFATEMARFGLRPGALAPSYGLAESNCAVSVPTPGGGLRVDEIQVVSDDGGYVRKHAVLGEAIPGMQIRITPNERFAGTIVDREVGEVQVRGTSMMTGYLGDDPIDRESWFPTGDIGYLLDGSLVICGRAKEIITVAGRNIFPTEIEQVAAQIDGIRPGAVVAVGTDASSTRPGLVIAAEFKGADEPAARSALVQRIASECGVVPADVVFMRPGSLPRTSSGKLRRLEVKRNLEAAP, from the coding sequence CTGGCCGACGCCCTGCGGCGGTCGATGACCACGTCGACCAACGACCTGCACGTCTTCGACACCGACACCGGCGCATGGACCCGCCACCCGTGGGCCGAGGTGCATGCCCGCGCCGAGAACGTGGCGGCCCGCATCTGCGCCGACGGGGCCCCGGCCGTGGGCCTCGTCGGAGAGCCGAACGTCGAGTTCATCGCCGCGATCACCGGCGCCTTCCTGGCCGGTGCCGCCGTGTCGATCCTGCCAGGGCCGGTCCGCGGCGCCGACCCGAAACGATGGGCACAGTCCACCCTGGCCCGGTTCGACGGCATCGGCGTGCGCACCGTGTTCAGCCACGGCGGGCACCTGCGCGAACTCGGCGCCGCCGAAAGCGCGCTGACCGTGCACGACGTCACCACCGTCGCGCACCCGCGCCGGTCGGTCACCCACGACGGCACCGTCGGGAACACCGTGGCCGTCCTGCAAGGCACCGCCGGATCGACGGGAACGCCTCGTACCGCCCAGCTTTCACCCGAGGCGGTGCTGGCGAACCTGCAGGCACTCGTGGCCCGGGTCGAGGTGGATGCCGGCGAAACCGGGCACTCGTGGCTGCCGCTCTATCACGATATGGGGCTGGCCTTCCTGCTCACCATGACACTCGGCGGGGCCAACCTGTGGCAGGCCCCGACGTCGGCGTTCTCGGCGCAGCCGTTCGGCTGGTTGAAGTGGCTCACCGACAGCCGCGCCACCGTGACCGCCGCGCCGAACATGGCCTACAACATCGTCGGCAAGTACGCCCGCCTGGTCAGCGACGTCGACTTCTCGCACCTGCGGTTCGCGCTCAACGGCGGCGAACCGGTGGACTGCGACGGCAGCGCCCGGTTCGCCACCGAGATGGCCCGCTTCGGCCTGCGGCCGGGCGCCTTGGCGCCGTCCTACGGCTTGGCCGAATCAAATTGCGCGGTCAGCGTTCCCACCCCGGGCGGCGGGCTGCGCGTCGACGAGATCCAGGTGGTCAGCGACGACGGCGGCTATGTGCGCAAGCACGCCGTGCTCGGTGAGGCCATCCCCGGTATGCAGATCCGGATCACGCCGAACGAACGGTTCGCCGGCACCATCGTCGACCGCGAGGTCGGCGAGGTGCAGGTGCGCGGCACGTCGATGATGACCGGGTACCTCGGCGACGACCCCATCGACCGCGAAAGCTGGTTCCCGACAGGCGATATCGGCTACCTGCTGGACGGCAGCCTGGTGATCTGCGGGCGGGCCAAGGAGATCATCACCGTCGCCGGGCGCAACATCTTCCCGACCGAGATCGAACAGGTGGCCGCGCAGATCGACGGCATCCGCCCCGGCGCCGTGGTCGCCGTCGGCACCGACGCGTCCTCGACCCGGCCGGGACTGGTGATCGCCGCCGAATTCAAGGGTGCCGACGAACCGGCGGCGCGCAGCGCACTGGTGCAGCGCATCGCCTCCGAATGCGGCGTGGTGCCGGCCGATGTGGTGTTCATGCGGCCCGGGTCGCTGCCCCGCACCTCGTCGGGCAAGCTGCGCCGCCTCGAGGTCAAACGCAACCTGGAGGCCGCACCGTGA
- a CDS encoding acyl carrier protein yields MEQSPPAAVNPELLAILRDDLSVDVSRITRDSRLIDDLGMDSVAFAVGMVAIEDRLDAALSEEDLLSCETVGQLEAAVLAKLPAGQGNS; encoded by the coding sequence ATGGAACAGTCACCACCCGCTGCTGTCAACCCTGAGCTGCTCGCCATCCTGAGAGACGATCTCAGCGTCGACGTCAGCCGGATCACCCGAGACTCCCGGCTGATCGACGATCTGGGCATGGATTCGGTGGCCTTCGCGGTCGGCATGGTTGCCATCGAGGACCGCCTCGACGCCGCCCTCAGCGAAGAGGACCTGCTCAGCTGCGAGACCGTGGGCCAACTGGAGGCCGCGGTGCTGGCCAAACTCCCCGCCGGGCAGGGCAACTCGTGA
- a CDS encoding DUF190 domain-containing protein, giving the protein MSTEYLKLTAYFGERLRGQRRFVADELLDLFGAHRVATSVVLRGSAGYGPRHELRSDLTLSLSEDLPVAVAAVDRAERITGLAEQAVTMISRGIVTLERAQLLGAPPPEHAKLTVYVKRTGSYRAVCHILRAHGFAGAAAFLGVDGTTGGRRRRARFFSANADVPVMIIAPGTGEQVAAAAPELQRLVPGATMTVERAQVCKRDGRLLATPDPLPATDADGRPLYQKLMIHTAENTMAPHGEIPIHRALVARLRDRRAVSGVTVLRGVWGFHGDHEPHGDKLFQLSRRVPVTTVVVDTPARIAACFDIVDELTGRHGLVTSELVPALVSIDGGHRRGDTGLAAHSG; this is encoded by the coding sequence GTGAGCACCGAGTACCTGAAGCTCACCGCGTATTTCGGGGAGCGGTTGCGGGGGCAGCGCCGCTTCGTCGCCGACGAACTGCTGGACCTGTTCGGGGCGCATCGGGTGGCCACCAGCGTGGTGCTGCGCGGTAGCGCCGGCTACGGGCCGCGCCACGAATTGCGCAGCGACCTGACGCTGTCGCTGTCGGAGGACCTGCCGGTCGCCGTGGCCGCGGTGGACCGCGCCGAACGGATCACCGGGCTGGCCGAACAGGCGGTGACGATGATCAGCCGGGGCATCGTCACCCTGGAGCGGGCGCAGCTGCTCGGTGCGCCGCCACCCGAGCACGCCAAACTGACCGTCTACGTCAAGCGCACCGGGTCCTATCGCGCCGTCTGCCACATCCTGCGCGCGCACGGCTTCGCCGGGGCGGCCGCGTTCCTCGGCGTGGACGGCACCACCGGTGGCCGGCGCAGGCGGGCCCGCTTCTTCAGCGCCAACGCCGATGTCCCGGTGATGATCATCGCCCCGGGCACCGGTGAGCAGGTGGCCGCCGCCGCGCCCGAGCTGCAGCGGCTGGTGCCCGGCGCCACCATGACGGTGGAGCGGGCGCAGGTGTGCAAGCGGGACGGCCGGCTGCTCGCAACGCCGGACCCGCTGCCCGCCACCGACGCCGATGGACGGCCGCTGTACCAGAAACTGATGATCCACACCGCGGAGAACACCATGGCACCGCACGGCGAGATACCGATTCACCGGGCGCTGGTTGCCCGGCTCCGAGACCGCCGGGCGGTCAGCGGGGTGACAGTGCTGCGCGGCGTCTGGGGCTTCCACGGTGACCATGAACCGCACGGCGACAAGCTGTTTCAGCTCAGCCGCCGGGTGCCGGTGACCACGGTGGTGGTGGACACCCCGGCGCGCATCGCTGCGTGCTTCGATATCGTCGACGAGCTGACCGGCCGGCACGGCCTGGTCACCAGCGAGCTTGTTCCGGCCTTGGTGAGTATCGACGGCGGCCACCGGCGCGGTGACACGGGGCTGGCCGCGCACAGCGGATGA
- the crcB gene encoding fluoride efflux transporter CrcB, whose protein sequence is MTTVALWIGVALIGGVGAVCRFVVDKRVQQRVSRPFPVGTLVVNISGAWLLGFIGGLALSPHVALLAGTAFVGAYTTFSTWMLETQRLGEERQMWPAAANIVISMALGLAAAWLGQTMGAAL, encoded by the coding sequence ATGACGACCGTCGCCCTCTGGATCGGTGTCGCGCTGATCGGCGGTGTCGGCGCGGTATGCCGGTTCGTGGTGGACAAGCGCGTGCAGCAGCGGGTGTCGCGGCCGTTTCCGGTGGGGACGCTGGTGGTCAACATCAGCGGCGCCTGGCTGCTGGGTTTCATCGGCGGGCTGGCCCTGAGCCCGCACGTGGCGCTGTTGGCCGGCACCGCGTTCGTCGGCGCCTACACCACCTTCTCGACGTGGATGCTGGAGACCCAACGCTTGGGCGAGGAACGCCAGATGTGGCCGGCCGCCGCCAATATCGTGATCAGCATGGCGCTCGGGCTGGCCGCGGCGTGGCTGGGCCAGACGATGGGAGCCGCGCTGTGA
- the crcB gene encoding fluoride efflux transporter CrcB, producing MTGFDRRELAAVFAGGALGTLARAGLGHVLTVPPGHWPWPTFIVNIVGTVLLAFFTTRLLERLPTSAYRRPLLGTGLCGGLTTFSTMQVETVAMLEHRFYALAAAYTVAGIVVGLLAMHVTTALVRRARVR from the coding sequence ATGACTGGCTTCGACCGACGCGAACTGGCGGCCGTGTTCGCCGGTGGCGCCCTGGGCACACTGGCCCGGGCGGGGCTGGGTCATGTGCTGACGGTGCCACCCGGGCACTGGCCGTGGCCGACGTTCATCGTGAACATCGTCGGCACGGTGCTGCTGGCCTTCTTCACCACGCGCCTGCTGGAGCGGTTGCCGACATCGGCGTACCGGCGGCCGCTTTTGGGCACCGGATTGTGTGGCGGCCTCACCACGTTCTCCACCATGCAGGTGGAGACGGTGGCCATGCTGGAGCACCGGTTCTACGCGCTGGCCGCCGCCTATACCGTGGCCGGCATCGTCGTCGGATTGCTTGCCATGCACGTCACCACCGCGCTGGTGCGGCGGGCGCGGGTCCGATGA